One part of the Mya arenaria isolate MELC-2E11 chromosome 3, ASM2691426v1 genome encodes these proteins:
- the LOC128228078 gene encoding cholinesterase 1-like isoform X2 — protein sequence MSSTGLEYDSKFFGISRTMRSFKGIPYAEPPVGELRFRKPVPKSLFEGTFEATRHGPACLQVDLGIQPPTGIRYSEDCLFLNIYTPRVGVKERLPIMIWFHGGGFVAGSSNMYIGDHLAAFGQVVVVTVNFRLTVFGFLSTVDDSSRGNYGLWDQHLAIKWIHDNAAAFNGDASRVTLFGESAGGAAVMFQGMFPGNERLVHRAILQSGTALAFWAVEREPLHKAKRLGSYLNCTSEITSKLAECLRSVDAEQLISIVRDVDGEFFTFPNPFIPSVDNKFIDWEIDAIESSVQTGACKYTKNSSRFSSLDVMVGMTADEGSLALGQLFGVADVENFTPNRKEFKNVHIPIALFQRFYKKYRNSDLINELVAHEYTDAFVTERSSGYRNTFLALHSDSIMLDPLYRTLELHACPQGRKSYMYVLADELEDRPFFQVDWFRGAGHGDELPLLFGFSNPTGVGERHQYHADKDWKVRLSQYIMTMWTNFAQTGDPNSPERIPVSWKPYEDSTKFYLEISRSMTKKNLKHSYRTKQAYFWRHVVPQMLNMYNSCATAFDSLNSHFSTSKSDFCTSKECHP from the exons GACTGGAATATGACAGCAAATTCTTTGGAATATCACGAACTATGCGGAGTTTCAAAGGAATACCGTATGCGGAGCCACCAGTGGGGGAACTGCGCTTCAGGAAGCCGGTACCGAAGAGCCTGTTTGAGGGAACTTTCGAGGCGACACGTCACGGCCCCGCGTGTCTGCAGGTGGATCTCGGTATCCAGCCACCGACAGGGATCAGATACTCGGAGGACTGCCTCTTCCTCAACATATACACACCACGG GTAGGCGTGAAAGAGCGGTTGCCGATTATGATTTGGTTCCACGGTGGAGGATTCGTTGCCGGAAGCTCTAATATGTATATTGGCGATCACCTGGCCGCCTTTGGTCAGGTTGTCGTGGTAACTGTGAACTTCCGGTTGACAGTGTTTGGTTTTCTCAGCACAGTTGATGACAGTTCGCGTGGGAATTATGGCCTGTGGGACCAACATCTTGCTATAAAGTGGATACACGACAACGCGGCCGCCTTCAATGGAGACGCCTCTCGCGTGACGCTGTTCGGGGAGTCAGCCGGGGGAGCCGCCGTCATGTTCCAGGGAATGTTTCCTGGAAATGAAAGACTCGTTCACAGGGCCATCCTGCAGAGTGGAACTGCTCTGGCCTTCTGGGCTGTTGAGCGTGAACCACTACACAAAGCAAAACGATTAGGGTCATACCTAAACTGTACCTCAGAGATTACCAGTAAACTTGCTGAATGTTTACGGAGCGTTGATGCGGAACAACTGATATCGATCGTTCGTGATGTAGATGGGGAATTCTTCACGTTTCCGAATCCGTTTATTCCATCAGTTGATAATAAATTCATTGACTGGGAAATTGACGCGATAGAGTCTAGTGTACAAACAGGGGCCTGCAAATATACTAAAAATTCATCTAGGTTTTCAAGTCTGGACGTTATGGTAGGGATGACAGCAGATGAAGGAAGTTTGGCTCTTGGACAACTATTCGGGGTCGCTGATGTTGAAAATTTCACACCAAATCGCAAGGAGTTTAAAAACGTCCATATTCCGATAGCATTGTTTCagagattttacaaaaaatatcgaAACAGTGATTTGATAAACGAATTGGTAGCACATGAATATACAGATGCCTTTGTCACAGAACGCAGTAGCGGGTACAGAAACACTTTCCTGGCATTACATTCCGACTCAATTATGCTTGACCCATTGTATCGCACTTTAGAGCTACATGCATGCCCACAAGGCCGGAAATCGTACATGTACGTGCTGGCGGACGAGCTAGAGGACCGGCCGTTCTTCCAGGTGGACTGGTTCCGCGGGGCCGGTCATGGAGACGAACTTCCCCTGCTGTTCGGGTTCAGCAATCCGACGGGCGTGGGCGAACGCCACCAATACCATGCCGACAAGGATTGGAAGGTGCGCCTATCTCAATACATCATGACCATGTGGACGAACTTCGCCCAAACTGG agatCCTAACAGTCCAGAAAGGATCCCTGTTTCGTGGAAACCATATGAGGACAGCACTAAGTTTTACCTCGAAATTTCCCGCAGTATGACGAAGAAAAATTTGAAACATTCCTACCGTACCAAACAAGCATACTTCTGGAGACACGTTGTACctcaaatgttaaacatgtacAACTCATGTGCAACAGCCTTTGACTCTCTGAATTCTCATTTCAGCACATCGAAGTCAGATTTCTGTACATCAAAGGAATGCCATCCCTAG
- the LOC128226287 gene encoding uncharacterized protein LOC128226287, with protein sequence MTTQHNATDSTTQRQRLHYTTTHTPLHNAKDFTTQRHRLHYTTPQTPLHNATDSSTQRHRLHYTTPQTPLHNATDSTTPLHNATDYTTQRHRLHYTTSKIHYTTPQTTLHNATDKYNATDSITQRLRYTTQRHRLHNPTPQTPLHNVLDTLHHAIDYTTQAADYTTQRHIYTTQRHRLHYTTPQTPLHNATDSTTQRHRLHYTTLQTPLHNARLHNATGSPSQRHGTPLHNATLHNATDSTTRLHTTQRNRLHYTTPKTTPSHLHGIKMR encoded by the exons ATGACTACACAACACAACGCCACAGACTCCACTACACAACGCCAAAGACTACACTATACAACGACACATACTCCACTACACAACGCCAAAGACTTCACTACACAACGCCACAGACTCCACTACACAACGCCACAGACTCCACTACACAACGCCACAGACTCCTCTACACAACGCCACAGACTCCACTACACAACGCCACAGACTCCACTACACAACGCCACAGACTCCACT ACTCCACTACACAACGCCACAGACTACACTACACAACGTCACAGACTCCACTACACAACGTCTAAGATACATTACACAACGCCACAGACTACACTACACAACGCCACAGACAAATACAACGCCACAGACTCCATTACACAACGTCTAAGATACACTACACAACGACACAGACTACACAACCCAACGCCACAGACTCCACTACACAACGTCTTAGATACACTACACCACGCCATAGACTACACTACACAGGCAGCTGACTACACTACACAACGCCACATATACACTACACAACGCCACAGACTCCACTACACAACGCCACAGACTCCACTACACAACGCCACAGACTCCACTACACAACGCCACAGACTCCACTACACAACGCTACAGACTCCACTACACAACGCCAGACTACACAACGCCACAGGTTCCCCTTCACAACGCCACGGGACTCCACTTCACAACGCCACACTACACAACGCCACAGACTCCACTACACGACTTCACACTACACAACGCAACAGACTCCACTACACAACGCCAAAGACCACACCGTCACATTTACATGGGATAAAAATGAGATAG
- the LOC128226783 gene encoding uncharacterized protein LOC128226783: MTVLKKSKVFFFLVASVMGLSFFTFIYRWNLVEKISFAPFRDSRISNVHLRDMTVEFELLDKKQWVNPGDISTRSQTPNNELDVNTNLHQIRDSIPHAKTNVTHDHITLNDSSTRTKELISNTYSVPKTNLASLKSDSINKTVSATFSKHNMETEKEVSGDRMTNTIAINAEILTKHKSKPAHPRIGFNKHRFGHRKKLKTNYMNSFTRIRDDLIQNGVPEKVAVAILKKHGIDSLSDLTSFQEVERRVDSCENCFKLNLTQMLVPTDMCAENADVLLLVTSTATNLEARSAIRETWGAACNTPTTNIRCVFVFGNTGDMGVNRLLQEEARTHNDILQIDFYDTYANLTYKTMTALRWAAQNCGNTKYVMKTDDDMFVNTELLPIFIQGAPKRDFLGGHCWGPSSPHRDPGSKWFVSFRQYNHPYFPAMCSGTGYIMSTDLISKIVNVSNNIPFFHLEDVYIAICAKTIGVQPLLLSGFKNEVVDFTPCVYRNLVITSHGFSPDSLRQVWRESRRCELSKLSPSQVFKSIRV, translated from the coding sequence ATGACAGTCCTAAAGAAATCCAAAGTATTCTTTTTCTTAGTTGCGTCCGTCATGGGATTATCGTTCTTCACATTCATCTACAGATGGAATCTAGTGgagaaaatatcatttgcaCCATTTCGAGATTCTAGAATTTCAAATGTACATTTACGAGACATGACGGTCGAGTTTGAACTCTTGGACAAGAAACAATGGGTAAATCCTGGCGATATCTCCACACGTAGTCAAACACCAAATAACGAGCTTGATGTGAATACCAACTTGCACCAAATCAGAGACTCGATACCTCATGCCAAAACAAATGTGACACATGACCATATAACACTCAATGACTCCAGTACGCGCACCAAGGAGCTTATCTCAAATACATATTCTGTCCCTAAAACTAATTTAGCATCCCTTAAATCTGAcagtataaacaaaacagtcaGTGCTACTTTTTCGAAACATAACATGGAGACAGAAAAGGAGGTTAGTGGTGATCGAATGACAAATACAATAGCGATAAACGCGGAGATACTAACTAAGCACAAAAGCAAACCTGCACACCCCCGCATAGGGTTTAATAAACATAGATTTGGACACAGAAAGaagttaaaaacaaactatatgaACAGTTTTACACGTATTAGAGATGATTTAATTCAGAACGGTGTACCGGAGAAAGTTGCGGTAGCTATTCTGAAGAAACATGGTATTGATAGTCTCTCGGATTTAACAAGTTTTCAAGAAGTAGAAAGAAGAGTTGATTCGTGtgaaaattgtttcaaattaaacttgacCCAGATGCTGGTTCCAACTGACATGTGTGCAGAAAATGCGgatgtgttgttgttggttaCATCGACTGCCACTAATCTTGAGGCGCGGTCGGCAATCAGGGAAACATGGGGGGCCGCATGCAACACCCCCACCACAAACATCCGCTGTGTCTTCGTATTCGGAAATACTGGTGATATGGGCGTAAACAGACTTTTACAGGAGGAGGCGAGGACACATAATGACATACTTCAGATAGACTTTTACGACACCTATGCAAATTTGACATACAAAACCATGACAGCACTGCGGTGGGCAGCACAGAATTGTGGAAACACCAAGTACGTGATGAAAACAGACGATGACATGTTTGTTAACACGGAACTATTGCCTATTTTTATTCAGGGCGCCCCGAAACGAGATTTTCTGGGCGGGCACTGTTGGGGCCCGAGCTCCCCACATAGAGACCCCGGATCTAAGTGGTTTGTGTCGTTTCGACAGTACAACCACCCGTACTTTCCTGCCATGTGTAGCGGTACCGGCTATATAATGTCCACAGATCTCATCAGTAAAATTGTCAACGTCTCTAACAACATCCCATTCTTTCATCTAGAAGACGTGTACATAGCCATCTGTGCCAAAACGATTGGCGTGCAACCATTGCTTCTTAGTGGATTTAAAAATGAAGTAGTGGACTTCACGCCATGTGTATACAGAAATCTTGTAATAACCTCTCACGGGTTTTCCCCAGACAGTCTCCGGCAAGTCTGGAGGGAATCGAGGAGGTGCGAACTCTCCAAGCTGTCCCCATCTCAAGTATTCAAATCTATACGGGTGTGA
- the LOC128228078 gene encoding cholinesterase 1-like isoform X1 yields MFFECAVVLTVLLKYANGIHSGARQVLVETSLGTIAGLEYDSKFFGISRTMRSFKGIPYAEPPVGELRFRKPVPKSLFEGTFEATRHGPACLQVDLGIQPPTGIRYSEDCLFLNIYTPRVGVKERLPIMIWFHGGGFVAGSSNMYIGDHLAAFGQVVVVTVNFRLTVFGFLSTVDDSSRGNYGLWDQHLAIKWIHDNAAAFNGDASRVTLFGESAGGAAVMFQGMFPGNERLVHRAILQSGTALAFWAVEREPLHKAKRLGSYLNCTSEITSKLAECLRSVDAEQLISIVRDVDGEFFTFPNPFIPSVDNKFIDWEIDAIESSVQTGACKYTKNSSRFSSLDVMVGMTADEGSLALGQLFGVADVENFTPNRKEFKNVHIPIALFQRFYKKYRNSDLINELVAHEYTDAFVTERSSGYRNTFLALHSDSIMLDPLYRTLELHACPQGRKSYMYVLADELEDRPFFQVDWFRGAGHGDELPLLFGFSNPTGVGERHQYHADKDWKVRLSQYIMTMWTNFAQTGDPNSPERIPVSWKPYEDSTKFYLEISRSMTKKNLKHSYRTKQAYFWRHVVPQMLNMYNSCATAFDSLNSHFSTSKSDFCTSKECHP; encoded by the exons ATGTTTTTTGAATGCGCAGTGGTTTTAACTGTCTTGTTAAAGTATGCCAATGGGATACACTCTGGTGCAAGACAGGTTCTGGTGGAAACATCCTTAGGTACTATTGCAGGACTGGAATATGACAGCAAATTCTTTGGAATATCACGAACTATGCGGAGTTTCAAAGGAATACCGTATGCGGAGCCACCAGTGGGGGAACTGCGCTTCAGGAAGCCGGTACCGAAGAGCCTGTTTGAGGGAACTTTCGAGGCGACACGTCACGGCCCCGCGTGTCTGCAGGTGGATCTCGGTATCCAGCCACCGACAGGGATCAGATACTCGGAGGACTGCCTCTTCCTCAACATATACACACCACGG GTAGGCGTGAAAGAGCGGTTGCCGATTATGATTTGGTTCCACGGTGGAGGATTCGTTGCCGGAAGCTCTAATATGTATATTGGCGATCACCTGGCCGCCTTTGGTCAGGTTGTCGTGGTAACTGTGAACTTCCGGTTGACAGTGTTTGGTTTTCTCAGCACAGTTGATGACAGTTCGCGTGGGAATTATGGCCTGTGGGACCAACATCTTGCTATAAAGTGGATACACGACAACGCGGCCGCCTTCAATGGAGACGCCTCTCGCGTGACGCTGTTCGGGGAGTCAGCCGGGGGAGCCGCCGTCATGTTCCAGGGAATGTTTCCTGGAAATGAAAGACTCGTTCACAGGGCCATCCTGCAGAGTGGAACTGCTCTGGCCTTCTGGGCTGTTGAGCGTGAACCACTACACAAAGCAAAACGATTAGGGTCATACCTAAACTGTACCTCAGAGATTACCAGTAAACTTGCTGAATGTTTACGGAGCGTTGATGCGGAACAACTGATATCGATCGTTCGTGATGTAGATGGGGAATTCTTCACGTTTCCGAATCCGTTTATTCCATCAGTTGATAATAAATTCATTGACTGGGAAATTGACGCGATAGAGTCTAGTGTACAAACAGGGGCCTGCAAATATACTAAAAATTCATCTAGGTTTTCAAGTCTGGACGTTATGGTAGGGATGACAGCAGATGAAGGAAGTTTGGCTCTTGGACAACTATTCGGGGTCGCTGATGTTGAAAATTTCACACCAAATCGCAAGGAGTTTAAAAACGTCCATATTCCGATAGCATTGTTTCagagattttacaaaaaatatcgaAACAGTGATTTGATAAACGAATTGGTAGCACATGAATATACAGATGCCTTTGTCACAGAACGCAGTAGCGGGTACAGAAACACTTTCCTGGCATTACATTCCGACTCAATTATGCTTGACCCATTGTATCGCACTTTAGAGCTACATGCATGCCCACAAGGCCGGAAATCGTACATGTACGTGCTGGCGGACGAGCTAGAGGACCGGCCGTTCTTCCAGGTGGACTGGTTCCGCGGGGCCGGTCATGGAGACGAACTTCCCCTGCTGTTCGGGTTCAGCAATCCGACGGGCGTGGGCGAACGCCACCAATACCATGCCGACAAGGATTGGAAGGTGCGCCTATCTCAATACATCATGACCATGTGGACGAACTTCGCCCAAACTGG agatCCTAACAGTCCAGAAAGGATCCCTGTTTCGTGGAAACCATATGAGGACAGCACTAAGTTTTACCTCGAAATTTCCCGCAGTATGACGAAGAAAAATTTGAAACATTCCTACCGTACCAAACAAGCATACTTCTGGAGACACGTTGTACctcaaatgttaaacatgtacAACTCATGTGCAACAGCCTTTGACTCTCTGAATTCTCATTTCAGCACATCGAAGTCAGATTTCTGTACATCAAAGGAATGCCATCCCTAG
- the LOC128226288 gene encoding salivary glue protein Sgs-3-like — MIKSTRETYTTPQTLLHNATDSSTQRRKLHYTTPQIRYTTPPTTLHNATDSTTQRHYTTPQIHYTKPPTPLHNATDTLHNAIDYTTQAADYTTQRHIYTTQRHRLHYTTPHLFTTQRHRLHYTTTQTTPQTTLHNDTDSTTQRCKLHYTTPQTTLHNATDYTTQQTPLHNATDSITQRHRYTTQRHRLNYTTTQTPLHNSTDSTTQRHRLHYTTPNTTQHNATDSTTQRQRLHYTTTHTPLHNAKDFTTQRHRLHYTTPQTPLHNATDSSTQRHRLHYTTPQTPLHNATDSTAQRQRLHYTTTHTPLHNAKDFTTQRHRLHYTTPQTPLHNATDSSTQRHRLHYTTPQTPLHNATDSTSQIQRYTTQRHRLQYTTT; from the exons ATGATCAAGAGCACACGAGAAACTTACACAACACCACAGACTCTACTACACAACGCCACAGACTCCTCTACACAACGCCGCAAACTCCACTACACAACCCCACAGATACGCTACACAACGCCACCGACTACACTACACAACGCCACAGACTCCACTACACAACGCCACTACACAACGCCACAGATACACTACACAAAGCCACCGACTCCACTACACAACGCCACAGATACACTACACAACGCCATAGACTACACTACACAGGCAGCTGACTACACTACACAACGCCACATATACACTACACAACGCCACAGACTCCACTACACAACGCCACATCTCTTCACTACACAACGCCACAGACTACACTATACAACGACACAGACAACGCCACAGACTACACTACACAACGACACAGACTCCACTACACAACGCTGCAAACTCCACTACACAACGCCACAGACTACACTACACAACGCCACAGACTACACTACACAAC AGACTCCACTACACAACGCCACAGACTCCATTACACAACGCCACAGATACACTACACAACGCCACAGACTAAACTACACAACGACACAGACTCCACTACACAACTCCACAGACTCCACTACACAACGCCATAGACTACACTACACAACGCCAAATACTACACAACACAACGCCACAGACTCCACTACACAACGCCAAAGACTACACTATACAACGACACATACTCCACTACACAACGCCAAAGACTTCACTACACAACGCCACAGACTCCACTACACAACGCCACAGACTCCACTACACAACGCCACAGACTCCTCTACACAACGCCACAGACTCCACTACACAACGCCACAGACTCCACTACACAACGCCACAGACTCCACTGCACAACGCCAAAGACTACACTATACAACGACACATACTCCACTACACAACGCCAAAGACTTCACTACACAACGCCACAGACTCCACTACACAACGCCACAGACTCCACTACACAACGCCACAGACTCCTCTACACAACGCCACAGACTCCACTACACAACGCCACAGACTCCACTACACAACGCCACAGACTCCACTTCACAAATCCAAAGATACACTACACAACGCCACCGACTACAATACACAACGACATAG